A single region of the Acidobacteriota bacterium genome encodes:
- a CDS encoding DUF3352 domain-containing protein yields the protein MPGIIRRQVFKAWMGLLVMLIQGVGVMPVLAQTPQPASQSTPVTESLARYLPDNQLLFIEIENLPGMVDELFKSEGIRKAVTKLSEGKITSPAQIEAKLQEMGFPDKATLSQLRFGFGFRVQTPDTSAPARRQANTALAMQVLRNLHSAQLVYQTSLGKGNFASSLKLLGPGGEEAAGFLDEPIVNMQTTPWNGYVLGPLKVTAAGNNVAPTYSITAFPAVKEGDAQTGDDCFYVSESGIIQHSGSATKSAGPESEPVESIPTAPSPSPEMVFLIKTPTVQVATQCITALIKLENYGRAGEPKTEEVGKNLVTVFPNTSLKLEDAFAYTIQPDGLVIISAFGQLKRFLTAPQDSPRLLNLKDFQVARQDLGQHWPALFYINTREAASLIEQSIQSETSKSSNKSQNETLARNLPRYLGFPSTGGFAFGFKVADGKFSQRFTVRLDHKGKGLFPVMVDTSVVNPKLADYAPANAQIVYGFGVNLLRLHDESLAISKELPDLPSMPKLDVLIGQIEQLCGIKLRDEVLAGLTGEYLMATSLGDFSKLGDPQAPPQETFTLVVAGVKDPVLLRKSAEKIALALAQLAPKDKPKPQVTENYQGVDLFHLGQGPTAITVALIENVAVAGKKEDVKRTIDARKEGLVLSKTAEFQRVMATVPPNTIYVNYMAEKPFRDLFKALQTAIPEDFKPLLNELIFDGSLMLQTVQRDDVRLYSDSGMSSGYLGIVAAIAIPNLLAARQSANRASAIQSLRNIHFAQVTYQESIGKGNFASSLAELGQADYLDNTILQMQEIPKSGYLLGPMKVTRGSKRVPATFSIYAVPVVKDGISKTGNDCFYIDHTGIIRHSGDPTQIPDAKSPPIE from the coding sequence ATGCCTGGGATAATTCGTCGTCAAGTTTTCAAAGCCTGGATGGGACTGCTGGTGATGCTGATTCAAGGTGTGGGTGTGATGCCGGTCCTCGCCCAAACACCCCAGCCAGCCAGCCAATCTACTCCGGTCACCGAATCACTGGCCCGGTATCTACCGGACAACCAGCTTCTGTTTATTGAAATCGAGAATCTTCCAGGCATGGTGGATGAGCTGTTTAAGTCTGAAGGCATCCGCAAAGCCGTGACCAAACTTTCGGAGGGCAAAATCACCAGCCCTGCCCAAATTGAGGCCAAACTCCAGGAAATGGGATTTCCTGACAAGGCAACTCTGAGCCAGTTGCGCTTTGGGTTTGGCTTCCGGGTGCAAACACCTGATACATCTGCCCCAGCCCGTCGGCAGGCCAATACGGCATTGGCCATGCAGGTTTTGCGAAATCTCCATTCAGCCCAGCTTGTGTATCAAACCTCGCTCGGCAAAGGGAATTTTGCCAGTTCATTGAAACTTTTAGGACCCGGTGGAGAAGAAGCGGCTGGCTTTTTGGATGAGCCAATCGTGAATATGCAAACGACACCCTGGAACGGGTATGTGCTTGGACCACTCAAAGTCACGGCAGCCGGCAATAACGTTGCACCAACCTATTCAATCACCGCTTTTCCAGCCGTCAAAGAGGGGGATGCCCAAACCGGAGATGATTGTTTTTACGTGAGTGAAAGTGGGATTATTCAACATTCAGGATCAGCCACAAAGTCTGCCGGGCCAGAGAGTGAACCTGTTGAATCAATTCCAACCGCGCCCTCGCCATCCCCGGAAATGGTCTTTTTGATCAAAACCCCGACCGTTCAAGTCGCAACCCAATGCATCACAGCCTTGATCAAGCTGGAAAATTACGGTCGTGCCGGAGAACCCAAAACCGAAGAAGTCGGAAAAAATCTGGTGACCGTTTTTCCCAATACCAGCCTCAAACTGGAAGACGCTTTTGCCTACACCATTCAACCCGATGGACTGGTGATCATAAGCGCATTTGGACAGTTAAAACGCTTTCTCACCGCGCCCCAGGATTCACCTCGATTATTGAATCTCAAGGATTTTCAAGTTGCTCGTCAAGATCTTGGTCAGCACTGGCCAGCCTTGTTTTATATCAACACTCGGGAAGCTGCGAGTTTGATTGAACAGAGCATTCAATCCGAAACCAGTAAATCCTCAAATAAAAGCCAGAATGAGACGCTGGCCAGAAATTTGCCCAGATACCTGGGCTTTCCCTCAACCGGAGGATTCGCCTTTGGTTTTAAAGTAGCCGACGGAAAATTCAGTCAGCGGTTTACAGTCCGCCTTGATCACAAAGGCAAAGGGCTGTTTCCAGTTATGGTGGATACCTCAGTTGTCAACCCAAAACTAGCCGACTATGCACCCGCAAACGCTCAAATTGTGTATGGGTTTGGAGTCAATTTGCTGCGATTGCACGATGAAAGTTTGGCAATATCGAAGGAGCTTCCTGATTTACCCTCCATGCCAAAACTGGATGTGTTAATTGGCCAGATTGAACAACTCTGCGGCATCAAATTGCGGGACGAGGTTTTAGCTGGATTGACCGGGGAATATCTGATGGCAACCAGTTTGGGAGATTTCTCCAAACTTGGGGATCCACAGGCGCCACCGCAAGAAACATTCACACTGGTTGTCGCCGGGGTAAAAGACCCGGTGCTCCTGCGCAAAAGCGCTGAAAAGATAGCTCTGGCATTGGCCCAACTTGCCCCGAAAGACAAACCCAAACCTCAAGTCACCGAAAATTATCAAGGGGTTGATTTATTTCACCTGGGCCAGGGACCAACGGCTATCACGGTGGCCTTGATCGAAAACGTCGCCGTGGCTGGGAAAAAAGAGGACGTCAAGCGCACGATTGACGCTCGCAAAGAAGGTTTGGTCCTGAGCAAAACGGCTGAATTTCAACGGGTCATGGCCACTGTTCCGCCAAACACAATCTATGTGAACTATATGGCCGAAAAGCCATTTCGTGATCTTTTCAAAGCCTTGCAAACAGCCATACCCGAAGACTTTAAGCCTTTACTGAATGAATTGATTTTTGACGGAAGCCTCATGCTGCAAACCGTACAGCGGGATGATGTTCGGCTCTATAGCGACTCAGGAATGTCTTCCGGGTATTTGGGAATTGTGGCGGCGATTGCGATTCCCAATCTACTGGCGGCTCGACAGTCAGCCAATAGGGCGTCTGCGATCCAGTCCCTGCGCAATATTCACTTTGCTCAAGTGACTTATCAGGAATCTATTGGAAAAGGGAATTTTGCCTCTTCGCTGGCGGAACTTGGCCAGGCAGATTACCTGGACAATACCATCCTCCAAATGCAGGAAATTCCGAAAAGTGGCTATCTGCTTGGCCCAATGAAGGTGACGCGAGGGTCAAAACGCGTGCCGGCGACCTTCTCAATCTATGCGGTTCCAGTGGTGAAGGATGGAATTTCGAAAACCGGGAACGATTGTTTCTATATTGATCACACCGGCATCATCAGGCATTCAGGCGACCCAACTCAGATCCCTGATGCCAAAAGTCCTCCGATTGAGTGA